Proteins co-encoded in one Vibrio fortis genomic window:
- a CDS encoding PTS transporter subunit EIIC, with translation MARDAKVVANRVMALLGGEGNIAQLNHCATRLRVVAKDDEQVDAEGLSATEGVHGYFFQNGQHQVILGTGFVGKVFAIMKGNDAIEEAPQAEEKKDKVSTFQTVTRTFSDIFVAIIPALVATGLLMGLRGLLVNGFGIELSPQLNTLSQVLTDTAFIFIPVLVTWSAMRVFGGNPVLGIVLGLMLVAPQLASKWDVAFGNAEAMMIPFMGFEIAVTGLQSSILPAVFMGWFAALVERTSRKHIPEVLDLILTPFITLLVSLIAGLVFVGPILLGIEKLITEAVLYFLQIPYGIGGLIYGGAIQFMAVTGMHHTIVPITIAMVTDTGFDYINPLGTAAIAGQFGAAMAVMSMQTDKVKRTGMFGAALPALFGITEPAMFAITLPRVKPFLYGCIGGALGGCLGAIAGIGSAGTGATMLPGVLLYLGGGLGMYVLVMLVGAASAFALTKLLYKEPK, from the coding sequence ATGGCGCGAGATGCGAAAGTTGTAGCGAATAGAGTTATGGCCTTACTGGGAGGTGAGGGCAATATCGCACAACTGAATCACTGTGCAACACGACTGCGTGTTGTGGCCAAGGATGATGAACAAGTCGACGCTGAAGGACTCAGCGCAACAGAGGGAGTACATGGGTACTTCTTCCAAAACGGTCAGCACCAAGTGATCTTGGGGACCGGTTTTGTGGGTAAGGTTTTTGCCATCATGAAAGGCAACGACGCCATTGAAGAGGCTCCACAAGCTGAAGAGAAAAAAGACAAAGTGAGTACCTTCCAAACGGTAACGCGTACTTTCTCTGACATATTTGTCGCCATTATTCCTGCCTTGGTTGCGACTGGTTTATTGATGGGTCTGCGTGGGTTGTTGGTCAACGGTTTCGGTATTGAGCTCTCTCCGCAGCTCAATACGCTGTCTCAAGTTTTAACTGATACCGCCTTCATCTTTATCCCAGTATTGGTGACTTGGTCTGCCATGCGAGTATTTGGTGGTAATCCAGTGCTCGGTATTGTTTTGGGCTTGATGCTGGTAGCTCCACAATTGGCAAGCAAATGGGATGTCGCTTTCGGTAACGCAGAAGCGATGATGATTCCGTTTATGGGCTTTGAGATTGCTGTAACTGGTTTACAGAGTTCCATTCTTCCAGCGGTATTTATGGGTTGGTTTGCAGCCTTAGTTGAGCGTACATCGCGTAAACACATCCCTGAAGTTCTGGATTTGATTCTGACACCATTTATTACATTGCTGGTCTCTTTGATTGCTGGTTTGGTATTCGTTGGTCCAATTCTACTCGGCATTGAAAAACTCATTACCGAGGCTGTGCTTTACTTCTTACAAATCCCATACGGCATTGGTGGCTTGATTTATGGCGGCGCAATTCAATTCATGGCTGTAACGGGTATGCACCACACCATCGTGCCGATCACGATCGCGATGGTGACAGACACAGGCTTTGACTACATCAACCCATTGGGTACTGCTGCAATCGCAGGCCAGTTTGGTGCTGCAATGGCGGTTATGTCGATGCAGACAGACAAAGTGAAGAGGACTGGTATGTTTGGTGCAGCGTTGCCAGCTCTGTTTGGTATCACTGAACCAGCGATGTTCGCGATTACTCTGCCTCGCGTAAAACCTTTCTTGTATGGCTGTATTGGTGGTGCATTAGGTGGCTGTTTGGGCGCGATTGCGGGTATTGGCTCTGCGGGTACGGGTGCAACTATGTTACCGGGTGTTCTGCTTTATCTTGGCGGCGGTCTAGGAATGTATGTGCTGGTTATGTTGGTAGGTGCGGCTTCGGCTTTTGCTTTAACAAAGCTGCTTTACAAAGAGCCTAAATAA
- a CDS encoding sucrose-6-phosphate hydrolase — MDFSNRQNRFVRIHEVSEEYLADIEHKTQTDPFYPSYHIAPKHGLLNDPNGLSYFNGEHHIFYQWFPLGPVHGLKHWYHVSTKDFVNFTDRGIAMYPDQDYDHHGCYTGVGVPHDDQLYIFYTANLKKGNDQRHPTQVLAIMDKQGNVEKKGVVVDFDPNAYTAEIRDPVLVCRDNDYHMLIGAQDHNEKGTLAYYHGKDIDDYHHMGDIDVGLEDFGYMWECPNYYETDDNGVYIFSPQGVSSDNKFDLKNVFSVVYMVGERIDFESKFFNNQGYRELDKGFDFYAPQTYLDDQQRRILIGWLGNSKSDYPTDKNGWAHMLTLPRELTIDGDYLIQKPLKELEALRQSSIDVEDSEPLELTSRAFELTLNVDEFFTLTLANQKGEQMVFRGDQDELILDRAQVSHLHAEAYGTVRYAQRLEQAQTIRVFVDNSAIEIFADNGKTVFTSRIFIDELSLVTLNQTSGTLHYMSAIQATR; from the coding sequence ATGGATTTTTCTAATCGTCAAAATCGCTTTGTCCGAATTCACGAGGTGAGCGAGGAGTATTTGGCGGATATTGAACACAAAACACAAACAGACCCGTTTTACCCGAGCTACCACATTGCACCAAAGCACGGCTTGTTGAATGACCCGAATGGTTTGAGTTACTTCAATGGCGAGCACCACATTTTCTATCAGTGGTTCCCGCTTGGCCCTGTGCACGGTTTGAAGCACTGGTACCACGTATCGACCAAAGATTTCGTGAACTTTACTGACCGCGGCATCGCGATGTACCCAGACCAAGACTACGACCATCATGGTTGTTATACCGGTGTTGGTGTACCACACGATGACCAGCTGTACATTTTCTACACGGCGAACTTGAAAAAGGGGAATGACCAACGTCATCCGACTCAAGTTCTCGCGATTATGGACAAACAAGGTAATGTGGAAAAGAAAGGCGTAGTCGTGGATTTCGATCCAAATGCCTACACTGCCGAGATCCGTGACCCAGTGCTGGTTTGTCGTGACAACGATTATCACATGTTGATTGGCGCTCAAGATCACAACGAAAAGGGCACGCTGGCTTATTACCACGGTAAAGACATTGATGATTACCACCACATGGGTGACATCGATGTGGGTCTCGAAGATTTTGGCTATATGTGGGAGTGTCCGAACTACTACGAAACCGATGACAACGGGGTTTATATCTTCTCTCCTCAAGGCGTGAGTTCAGACAATAAGTTCGACCTTAAGAACGTCTTCTCAGTGGTTTACATGGTTGGTGAGCGCATTGACTTTGAATCAAAATTCTTCAACAACCAAGGCTACCGTGAGCTAGATAAAGGCTTCGATTTCTATGCGCCACAAACTTATCTGGATGACCAGCAACGCCGCATCCTTATTGGCTGGCTAGGCAACTCAAAAAGTGACTACCCAACCGATAAGAATGGCTGGGCACACATGCTGACTCTGCCACGTGAGTTGACCATCGATGGCGACTATCTGATCCAGAAGCCATTGAAAGAGCTTGAAGCACTACGCCAAAGTTCAATTGATGTCGAAGACTCTGAGCCTCTAGAGCTAACGTCACGAGCATTCGAGTTGACGTTGAATGTAGATGAGTTTTTCACTCTGACTTTGGCTAACCAGAAAGGTGAGCAGATGGTGTTTCGAGGCGATCAAGATGAGTTGATTCTAGACCGTGCTCAGGTATCTCACTTACACGCAGAAGCATACGGCACGGTTCGCTACGCTCAGCGTCTAGAGCAGGCGCAAACCATCCGCGTCTTTGTCGATAACTCAGCGATTGAAATTTTTGCTGACAACGGCAAGACAGTGTTCACTTCTCGAATCTTCATTGATGAGTTGTCTCTAGTCACTCTCAATCAGACAAGCGGCACACTGCATTACATGTCTGCGATACAGGCTACTCGTTAG
- a CDS encoding carbohydrate porin, translating to MKNTLKMSLAAASVMVAMSANAGISIVDTEEGNFSVGGNVELNFNYQDRESHDNNDSEFNQDGRVLIEFAGEKYTSKGHYVGVKAQPLFESTGNIALDDAYFEFGKKDGWAIKAGRFEAYDMFPVGLDVFLEYSGDTANDLYSDGSAYSYQAKEARGRGSDGQIMYSQTFGDLYVEVGAMLGDRSNLFDGGLDGKYHGKEIESSKDSFLVRPVVAYQMGDFKVAASIETNLVSNAIVADGVDISDRTGYGLTGNWTSGDWTVNANVAYLDAVDENNLSAGVNALWNNFGLGYIHSINEYENKEFSSWAEGDVNVSTWYASYAFRDVLEVQDFSILLGTYYTTVDNKLDQQSDASAFAEEDDFGARVRLFYEF from the coding sequence ATGAAAAATACACTAAAAATGTCGCTTGCGGCGGCTTCCGTAATGGTTGCAATGTCAGCGAACGCTGGAATCAGCATTGTTGATACTGAAGAGGGTAACTTCTCTGTCGGTGGTAACGTGGAGTTGAATTTCAACTACCAAGACCGTGAGTCACACGATAACAATGACAGCGAATTCAACCAAGACGGCCGCGTTCTAATCGAGTTTGCGGGCGAAAAGTACACGAGCAAAGGTCATTATGTGGGTGTGAAAGCGCAACCGTTGTTTGAGAGCACAGGCAATATTGCATTGGATGATGCGTACTTTGAGTTTGGTAAAAAAGACGGTTGGGCAATTAAAGCGGGTCGATTTGAAGCTTACGATATGTTTCCTGTTGGCTTAGATGTCTTCCTAGAGTACTCGGGAGATACAGCGAATGATCTTTATTCAGACGGTTCAGCATATTCATACCAAGCAAAAGAAGCACGTGGTCGCGGTTCAGACGGTCAAATCATGTACAGCCAAACCTTTGGTGACTTGTATGTGGAAGTTGGCGCAATGTTAGGTGACCGCTCTAACTTGTTCGATGGCGGCCTTGATGGCAAGTACCACGGTAAAGAGATCGAATCGAGCAAAGATTCGTTTTTAGTTCGCCCTGTTGTCGCTTACCAAATGGGTGATTTCAAAGTGGCTGCTTCGATTGAAACCAATCTCGTTTCTAACGCAATTGTCGCTGATGGTGTGGATATCTCAGATCGTACCGGTTATGGCTTAACTGGTAACTGGACGAGCGGTGATTGGACAGTAAATGCGAACGTTGCTTACTTAGATGCTGTTGACGAAAACAACTTATCAGCAGGTGTTAATGCACTGTGGAATAACTTTGGATTGGGTTACATTCACTCTATCAATGAGTATGAAAATAAAGAGTTTTCTTCTTGGGCTGAAGGCGACGTAAACGTATCAACATGGTATGCATCTTACGCTTTCCGTGATGTACTGGAGGTACAAGATTTTTCAATTCTTCTAGGTACATACTACACAACCGTCGACAACAAATTGGATCAGCAGTCGGATGCATCAGCCTTTGCTGAAGAAGACGATTTCGGTGCTCGTGTACGTCTGTTCTACGAATTTTAA
- a CDS encoding aminoimidazole riboside kinase — translation MNKVWVTGDAVVDLIPDGETRYLKCPGGAPANVAVAISRLGGDTAFFGRVGQDPLGRFMKQTLTDEKVNTDDMLLDEAQRTSTVIVDLDDDGERSFTFMVKPSADQFFSIEDIPKFTYGQWMHSCSIALANEPSRSATLEAMQRMKSAGGYISFDPNLREEVWGEPSQIKEVVMSAVELADVVKFSEEELTFLTGTETLDSALDALNVAPNKLIIVTLGARGALAVYNGERRVIEGTKVDQVVDTTGAGDAFVGGLLAKLSQSDDWCSWSQVEAAVHWGNGCGALATTQKGAMTALPSLQQLTELVG, via the coding sequence ATGAACAAGGTTTGGGTAACTGGAGATGCTGTTGTGGACTTGATTCCAGATGGCGAGACTCGTTATTTAAAATGTCCAGGTGGCGCGCCAGCAAACGTTGCTGTGGCCATCTCTCGATTGGGCGGTGATACTGCTTTTTTTGGTCGAGTTGGGCAAGATCCGCTAGGGCGCTTTATGAAGCAAACTCTAACGGATGAGAAGGTGAATACCGATGACATGCTTCTGGACGAAGCTCAGCGAACATCTACTGTGATTGTCGACCTAGATGATGATGGTGAACGCAGCTTCACCTTTATGGTTAAGCCAAGCGCCGACCAGTTTTTCAGCATCGAAGACATCCCAAAATTTACATATGGACAATGGATGCACAGCTGTTCAATCGCTTTGGCTAACGAACCTTCTCGCAGTGCGACGCTTGAAGCGATGCAGCGAATGAAATCAGCAGGCGGCTATATCAGCTTTGACCCGAACCTGAGGGAAGAAGTATGGGGTGAACCATCACAAATCAAAGAAGTTGTGATGAGTGCTGTTGAGCTGGCAGATGTGGTGAAGTTTTCTGAAGAGGAATTAACGTTCTTAACCGGTACTGAAACGCTAGATTCAGCTTTGGACGCGCTAAATGTTGCACCTAACAAGCTGATCATCGTGACGCTAGGCGCTCGTGGTGCATTGGCGGTTTACAATGGTGAACGTCGAGTGATTGAAGGCACTAAAGTAGATCAAGTTGTTGATACAACGGGTGCTGGTGATGCATTTGTCGGTGGCTTATTAGCCAAGCTGTCTCAGAGCGATGACTGGTGTTCATGGTCTCAGGTCGAAGCTGCGGTGCATTGGGGTAATGGTTGTGGCGCACTTGCGACCACGCAAAAAGGCGCAATGACAGCACTGCCTTCTTTGCAACAATTAACTGAACTAGTGGGCTAG
- a CDS encoding EAL domain-containing protein has protein sequence MTSHYHEGIMRGAAHVAEQHNYNIIGFCGGVIKSTDHLTLARDKVFDLVNMKLISGVISPFSSHMRFVNEKESAEFIEQFSDVPIVNIGCKISPYTSISTDYETGFSELFDHFVNVHHFRNILLIRGPEYHASSEKRMHIYREQLEKYDIPFDPDLVLYSDLKKRSAKQELEQFLSDKNKPIDAVITINDNQALGVVEACQELGIKVPQDLAVVGSMDTLEGAFSEPPLTSIREPLFELGRAAAIEVIAQIEGQPPLDEVKIPTSLVIRESCGCNTQEFSRHQTPNNGLRDTGKQAVFDDTHNHIVHVIAQHKGAISNERVECALASFHQALESNDYADLLMLLKQNLDDSLESDDVLFWLEVASKFQINALRYLELSSNPAKLTTFIAELTTLKNRIEQTAIKFQSFETEYYLNYFRAIVNNLNASFDLGTIKKYAIDILKLSEMYISIFNDVHADTLTATNIISVRNKQPIISDKQVFNANHLIPSSVDAYQQRYSLMVFPLSFANKPIGFMTVNLSNRKGTAFENLRAIISSALKNEMLIQDLKKAEERFSDIAHSTSNWLWETNIDDRFTYCSHSSSEIIGYHPADLIGMPINQFNIQDSNSYLKAMQGQQNLVDVECWFKHQDGRIVCLLVSAKPITKNGAFSGYRGVFEDITEKRLQEEKIKNLAYSDVLTGLPNRTLFQDKLDETIRFSSRDNKKFAIMFIDLDHFKYINDSMGHAAGDQLLVKLSERLNQSLRSRDVLARLGGDEFVIILPDIHTEQEVIDIAQRIFASFKTEIIVCEKPIFVTLSLGISIFPNDGLDAETLLKRGDSAMYQAKSQGRNGYAFYNKQIEQKSINRNTHEVILREAIATHSFVLHYQPQVSVQTGKIIGFEVLVRIQNRELGIVPPNNFIPLAEELGLIGQIDEWVFENACAQYHTWQSQGLSDVRLSINLSAIQLRSNAVFAKYIHIMETHKINPRNIQLEITENALIDNEDVALEVLTGFKEYGVSIALDDFGTGYSSLSCINLYPIDTVKIDRSFVSDAIDNKKNQAIIKGTKLIADQLNLNIVAEGVETLSQFKTIAQLGCHEIQGYYFYKPLPALTAQQLLEKQSNGLMV, from the coding sequence ATGACGTCCCATTACCACGAAGGCATCATGCGAGGTGCCGCCCATGTAGCAGAGCAGCATAATTACAACATCATCGGCTTTTGTGGCGGTGTAATAAAGTCCACAGACCATTTAACACTGGCAAGAGATAAAGTATTCGATCTAGTCAACATGAAGCTTATTTCAGGAGTTATTAGTCCATTCAGTTCCCATATGCGCTTTGTTAATGAGAAAGAAAGCGCTGAATTCATTGAGCAATTCTCTGATGTTCCAATCGTTAACATTGGCTGTAAAATCAGCCCATATACCAGTATCTCAACCGATTATGAAACCGGATTTTCTGAGCTCTTTGACCACTTTGTCAACGTTCATCATTTTCGTAATATTCTGTTGATTCGTGGCCCGGAATATCACGCCTCTTCCGAAAAAAGAATGCACATCTACAGAGAACAACTAGAAAAATACGATATTCCTTTCGACCCAGATCTCGTGCTCTATTCCGATCTGAAAAAACGTTCCGCCAAGCAAGAACTTGAACAATTTTTGTCTGACAAAAACAAGCCTATCGACGCCGTAATTACCATTAACGACAATCAAGCGTTGGGAGTCGTTGAAGCCTGCCAAGAGTTAGGTATTAAGGTTCCTCAAGACCTAGCGGTTGTGGGCTCGATGGACACACTAGAGGGCGCATTCTCGGAACCACCGCTGACAAGTATTCGAGAGCCTCTTTTCGAGTTAGGTCGAGCTGCTGCCATAGAAGTCATTGCGCAAATTGAAGGGCAGCCTCCGTTAGATGAAGTGAAAATTCCAACGTCATTGGTTATTCGTGAATCATGCGGTTGTAATACGCAAGAGTTTAGTCGCCATCAAACACCCAATAACGGACTCCGGGATACCGGAAAGCAAGCTGTCTTCGATGATACTCATAACCACATTGTTCATGTCATTGCTCAACATAAGGGCGCAATCAGCAATGAGCGTGTGGAATGCGCTTTGGCGTCTTTTCATCAGGCACTAGAAAGCAACGACTATGCTGACTTATTGATGCTTTTAAAACAGAACTTAGACGACTCGTTGGAGTCTGACGACGTCCTGTTCTGGCTTGAAGTCGCATCAAAATTTCAGATCAATGCACTGCGTTATCTTGAGCTAAGTTCTAATCCGGCAAAGTTAACAACGTTTATTGCCGAGCTCACCACACTTAAAAATAGAATTGAACAAACCGCGATTAAATTTCAGAGCTTTGAAACCGAGTATTACCTCAATTACTTTCGCGCTATCGTGAATAACCTGAACGCCTCTTTCGACCTTGGGACAATCAAAAAATACGCCATTGATATTCTCAAGCTCTCTGAAATGTATATCTCCATTTTCAATGATGTCCATGCCGACACTCTGACGGCAACCAACATAATCTCGGTTCGCAATAAACAACCGATTATTTCAGACAAACAGGTATTCAATGCCAATCACTTGATCCCGAGTAGCGTTGACGCCTACCAACAGCGCTACTCCTTAATGGTGTTTCCACTTTCTTTTGCCAACAAGCCCATCGGCTTCATGACCGTGAATTTGAGCAATCGTAAAGGCACCGCCTTTGAAAACCTGCGCGCCATTATTAGCTCTGCTCTTAAAAACGAAATGCTGATTCAAGATCTCAAAAAAGCGGAAGAGAGGTTCAGCGATATTGCCCACAGTACGTCAAACTGGCTTTGGGAGACCAATATCGATGATCGCTTCACCTACTGTTCTCACTCTTCCAGCGAAATCATTGGATATCACCCTGCAGATCTTATCGGAATGCCCATTAACCAGTTCAACATTCAAGACAGCAACAGCTACTTAAAAGCGATGCAAGGACAACAGAATCTGGTTGACGTTGAATGCTGGTTCAAACATCAAGATGGGCGCATCGTCTGCTTACTCGTATCAGCAAAACCGATCACCAAGAACGGTGCTTTCAGTGGTTATCGCGGTGTGTTTGAAGACATCACAGAAAAACGCCTGCAAGAAGAAAAAATCAAGAATCTCGCCTATTCAGACGTATTAACAGGCCTGCCCAATCGCACTCTATTCCAAGACAAGCTAGATGAAACCATTCGCTTCTCTTCTCGGGATAACAAAAAGTTCGCCATTATGTTTATCGATCTGGATCACTTTAAATACATCAATGACTCGATGGGACACGCGGCTGGTGACCAACTCTTAGTCAAGCTATCCGAGCGTCTCAACCAATCGCTGCGCTCCAGAGATGTATTGGCGAGATTAGGTGGCGATGAGTTCGTTATTATCCTCCCTGATATTCACACTGAGCAGGAAGTTATCGATATTGCGCAGCGGATCTTTGCGAGCTTCAAAACTGAAATCATAGTGTGTGAGAAACCCATATTTGTGACACTAAGTTTGGGGATCAGTATCTTCCCAAATGATGGGCTCGATGCGGAAACCTTACTTAAACGAGGTGACAGCGCTATGTATCAAGCGAAGTCACAAGGCAGGAACGGCTATGCCTTCTACAACAAGCAGATTGAACAGAAGAGCATAAATAGAAATACCCATGAAGTGATTCTACGTGAAGCCATCGCCACACACAGTTTTGTGCTCCATTATCAACCGCAAGTCTCAGTCCAAACGGGGAAAATCATTGGCTTTGAGGTATTAGTGAGAATTCAAAACCGAGAGCTTGGCATTGTCCCTCCAAACAACTTTATCCCTTTAGCGGAAGAACTGGGTTTAATCGGTCAAATTGACGAATGGGTTTTCGAGAATGCTTGCGCGCAATACCATACTTGGCAATCTCAAGGGCTTTCCGATGTTCGGCTCTCCATTAACCTCTCTGCCATTCAACTGCGCAGCAATGCGGTTTTTGCCAAATACATCCACATCATGGAAACTCACAAAATCAACCCTCGAAACATTCAATTGGAGATCACTGAAAACGCACTGATCGATAATGAAGATGTTGCGCTAGAAGTACTGACAGGCTTCAAAGAGTATGGGGTGAGTATCGCACTGGATGATTTCGGAACGGGTTACTCTTCGTTGAGTTGCATTAATCTCTACCCGATCGACACAGTGAAAATTGACCGCTCATTTGTCTCAGATGCGATTGATAACAAGAAGAACCAAGCGATCATCAAAGGCACTAAGTTGATTGCGGATCAGCTCAATCTTAATATCGTCGCTGAGGGCGTAGAAACCCTATCTCAATTCAAAACCATCGCTCAACTGGGCTGCCACGAGATTCAGGGTTACTACTTCTATAAACCATTACCCGCCTTAACTGCACAACAGTTACTGGAAAAACAATCGAATGGATTAATGGTTTGA
- a CDS encoding AraC family transcriptional regulator, which translates to MKKAKKEKADYKITEELGGLEILNAEYEKQNFSRHSHEGYTLGVIEQGAQRFYRTGGHHVAPQDAIILVNADEVHSGHSATEGGWAYRAMYPLPEQLAKITQELNLPNYGAPYFPRAVVEDPELANQLRLVFNTIDESDNRLLRETLMYGMLVKLISRHGKSPLKPQLDSKTQRQLVLVKEFLDDFPQADVSLEELSKLAALSPYHLVRSFQKEFGLPPHAYQIQSRLRLARTLLKRGHSISDTAQECGFHDQSHFHRHFKKANGYTPGQYIKML; encoded by the coding sequence ATGAAAAAGGCGAAGAAGGAAAAGGCGGATTACAAGATCACCGAAGAGCTTGGTGGCCTTGAGATTTTGAACGCTGAATACGAAAAGCAGAATTTCTCTCGCCATAGCCACGAAGGGTATACGCTTGGCGTGATTGAGCAGGGCGCCCAACGTTTCTATCGTACTGGTGGCCATCATGTTGCGCCTCAAGATGCGATTATCTTAGTGAATGCCGATGAAGTGCATAGCGGGCACTCGGCCACTGAAGGCGGATGGGCGTATCGTGCAATGTATCCACTCCCGGAGCAACTGGCCAAAATTACCCAAGAGCTTAACCTACCTAACTATGGTGCTCCCTACTTTCCTCGCGCAGTGGTTGAAGATCCTGAGCTCGCGAATCAGTTGCGTTTGGTCTTCAACACGATTGATGAGTCAGACAATCGCTTACTACGTGAAACTCTAATGTACGGCATGTTAGTAAAACTCATCAGTCGTCATGGGAAAAGCCCACTCAAACCTCAACTCGACAGTAAAACGCAGCGACAACTGGTGTTAGTAAAAGAATTCCTCGATGACTTTCCGCAAGCCGATGTCTCGTTGGAAGAGCTGTCAAAGTTGGCGGCATTGAGCCCCTATCATTTGGTGCGCTCATTCCAAAAAGAGTTTGGTTTGCCGCCTCACGCTTATCAGATTCAATCTCGACTGCGCCTGGCGAGAACCTTGCTTAAGAGAGGGCATTCTATTTCGGATACAGCACAAGAGTGCGGTTTCCACGACCAGAGTCATTTTCATCGACACTTTAAGAAGGCTAACGGTTATACGCCGGGTCAGTACATCAAGATGCTGTGA
- a CDS encoding AzlC family ABC transporter permease: MTRKSQLWKGALAGMPLSIAVIPWGILAGSYAIDAGLDPLQAQAMSAILFAGSAQLVAAGMFKAGIGLGTMLLTTLFITSRHFLYSVSMRDKISDLPTRWRLLLGFWLTDELFAICSGQSKQEFNRWYAAGVGGVFYLFWNMASFVGIVAGSQIPSLNEIGLDFAVAATFIALVFPLINTMPVIVCVLVSLLVSVVLTVNQVEGALMVASIAGMLSGFLCESYKDGDVSTHSATEGESS, from the coding sequence ATGACGAGAAAATCTCAGCTTTGGAAAGGGGCACTAGCCGGGATGCCACTGAGTATTGCGGTGATTCCATGGGGAATATTGGCGGGTTCGTACGCCATAGATGCGGGGCTTGATCCGCTTCAAGCACAAGCAATGTCTGCGATTTTGTTTGCTGGCTCAGCGCAGTTAGTCGCAGCAGGTATGTTTAAAGCCGGAATTGGCTTAGGCACTATGTTATTGACCACTCTGTTCATTACATCGCGTCATTTTTTATATAGCGTTTCCATGCGCGATAAAATCAGTGATTTGCCTACACGCTGGCGCTTGTTGCTGGGTTTTTGGCTCACGGACGAACTGTTCGCGATATGCAGTGGTCAATCGAAACAAGAGTTCAATCGCTGGTATGCGGCAGGTGTCGGAGGTGTGTTTTATCTGTTCTGGAATATGGCGAGCTTTGTCGGCATCGTCGCGGGCAGTCAAATTCCTTCTCTGAATGAAATCGGTCTTGATTTCGCCGTTGCTGCAACCTTTATCGCTCTGGTGTTCCCACTAATTAATACCATGCCGGTCATTGTGTGCGTTTTGGTGTCACTGTTAGTGTCTGTGGTGCTCACGGTGAATCAAGTTGAGGGAGCCTTAATGGTGGCATCTATTGCGGGCATGCTCTCCGGCTTTCTATGTGAAAGTTATAAAGATGGAGATGTTTCAACGCATTCGGC